The Streptomyces sp. P9-A4 genome contains a region encoding:
- a CDS encoding TetR/AcrR family transcriptional regulator, translating into MTTVRGARARARIEITAAIKDEARTQLAAEGAAKLSLRAVARELGMVSSALYRYFPSRDDLLTALIVDAYDAVGAAAERAAAETADRRPLERWTAVCRAVRAWAVAHPHEYALIYGSPVPGYTAPQDTIAPAARVGLVLIEIARRAHTGEGVALPPLPEALRPEAARLAADIAPDLPPALAVGLVAAWSQLFGLISFEVFGQFHRVVEDRDTFFATAARRLGQDVGLLPRG; encoded by the coding sequence ATGACGACCGTTCGAGGAGCCCGCGCCCGCGCCCGCATCGAGATCACCGCAGCCATCAAGGACGAGGCCCGCACCCAGCTCGCAGCCGAAGGCGCCGCGAAGCTGTCCCTGCGCGCCGTCGCCCGCGAACTCGGCATGGTGTCCTCGGCGCTCTACCGCTACTTCCCGAGCCGCGACGACCTGCTCACCGCCCTCATCGTCGACGCCTACGACGCCGTCGGCGCCGCCGCCGAGCGGGCCGCCGCCGAGACCGCCGACCGGCGCCCCCTGGAACGCTGGACCGCCGTCTGCCGGGCGGTCCGCGCCTGGGCCGTCGCCCACCCGCACGAGTACGCCCTGATCTACGGCTCGCCGGTCCCCGGCTACACGGCCCCGCAGGACACCATCGCCCCCGCCGCCCGCGTAGGACTCGTCCTCATCGAGATCGCCCGCCGCGCCCACACCGGCGAGGGCGTCGCCCTCCCGCCGCTCCCGGAGGCCCTCCGCCCCGAGGCCGCCCGGCTGGCCGCCGACATCGCCCCGGACCTGCCCCCGGCGCTCGCCGTCGGCCTCGTGGCCGCCTGGTCGCAGCTCTTCGGCCTGATCTCCTTCGAGGTCTTCGGCCAGTTCCACCGGGTCGTCGAGGACCGCGACACCTTCTTCGCGACGGCCGCCCGCCGACTCGGCCAGGACGTGGGCCTGCTGCCGCGCGGCTGA